AACCCGGGAGTTGAAAAAAGCCGGGGATACGAAGAGTGAGGAAGCACGACAAAAACTGGAGACATTGAAAAGCCAGATGAACCGTAAACTGGAAGACGTAAAGAAGAGTTCTGCCGGGAAATGGGACAGCACCCGGGCCGCGGCTGATCAGCTGATGAAAAAATCAGACAAAGAGTGGACTGAATTCAAGCAGGAATTCAAAGATCTTTTCAACAAAGAGTAAATGATCAGGTTCAAAATTCGGGACCCCTTGTTCCTTGAACATTAATCTTGTAATTTTACCCGGATTAACAGATTTGAATTTGCTACTTTCTTATTATCAGGAGTTATTGACAGAAGCCGGCTGTGATGAAGCCGGAAGGGGATGCCTGGCGGGTCCGGTATATGCAGCAGCAGTAATATTGCCCCGGCAGTTCCGTCATCCATTGCTGAATGATTCCAAGCAATTGAAAGCATCAGAACGGGATACATTGCGGATAGTGATTGAAAAAGAGGCTGTTTGCTATGCAGTAGCCAGTGTGGATAATATAGAAATAGACAAGATAAATATACTGAAAGCGTCATTCAAGGCCATGCACCTGGCTTTGGAGCAGTTGCAGCAACAACCTGAATTCATACTGGTAGATGGCAACCGCTTTTATACATATGGGAATACACCTCATGCCTGTATTATTCAGGGCGACGGGAAATATGCGTCTATTGCGGCCGCATCGATCCTGGCAAAAACGTACAGGGATGAATATATGCAACAATTGCACACCTCGTATCCTCAGTTCGGCTGGGATGTGAACAAGGGGTACCCTACGAAACAACATCGTGATGCACTGCGGGAGCACGGTGAAACGCCATTTCACCGGAAATCATTCCGTTTGTTACCGGAGCAACTGGAACTGGATCTCGAATCGGA
The genomic region above belongs to Chitinophaga sp. 180180018-3 and contains:
- a CDS encoding ribonuclease HII, with product MLLSYYQELLTEAGCDEAGRGCLAGPVYAAAVILPRQFRHPLLNDSKQLKASERDTLRIVIEKEAVCYAVASVDNIEIDKINILKASFKAMHLALEQLQQQPEFILVDGNRFYTYGNTPHACIIQGDGKYASIAAASILAKTYRDEYMQQLHTSYPQFGWDVNKGYPTKQHRDALREHGETPFHRKSFRLLPEQLELDLESESGS